The following proteins are encoded in a genomic region of Mycobacterium kiyosense:
- a CDS encoding potassium transporter — MPASTAVHFFLELAVILAACRGVGLVAQRCGQPQVVGEMVAGVLLGPSLLGRIAPGVQHQLFPPGQANVVLYTAAQIGLVLYMFLIGLNFDANLIKHRAGTAVAVSSAGILAPLALGALLAAPLLSGGIYFDGSVTVVMAMMFLGASIATTAFPMLARIIYEKRLTGTSLGTLALACGAADDALSWCLLAVVLAIHRGSPLTAATAIIGGLLYCLVLLTIGRRALARLGSTSERRQAITPSVLSAVLMLLMICAWFTDVIGIYAIFGAFVLGVAMPSGFFAQRLTAMVDPLVTTFLLPLFFVYSGLNTQIGLLDTPKLWAVTLGILAVSIAGKGVACTLAARFRKVPLREAVALGALMNARGLIELILLNIGLQAGIITPTLFTILVLVAVVTTLMAAPIFELVYGRYRPTGIAADEVPNPEATLTAADDHTGAAGS; from the coding sequence ATGCCCGCATCGACCGCGGTTCATTTCTTCCTCGAGCTTGCCGTCATCCTGGCGGCGTGCCGAGGTGTGGGGCTGGTGGCGCAACGCTGCGGGCAACCCCAGGTGGTCGGTGAGATGGTTGCCGGTGTACTGCTGGGTCCCTCGTTGCTGGGCCGCATAGCGCCCGGCGTGCAACACCAGCTGTTCCCGCCGGGGCAGGCCAACGTCGTGCTGTACACGGCCGCTCAGATCGGGCTGGTGCTCTACATGTTCCTCATCGGGCTCAACTTCGACGCCAATCTCATCAAGCACCGGGCCGGCACCGCCGTCGCGGTCTCGTCGGCTGGCATCCTGGCTCCACTCGCGCTGGGCGCTCTGCTCGCCGCGCCCCTGCTGTCCGGCGGAATCTACTTCGACGGCAGCGTCACCGTCGTCATGGCGATGATGTTCCTGGGCGCCTCGATCGCGACCACGGCGTTCCCCATGCTGGCCCGGATAATCTACGAAAAACGGCTCACCGGAACGTCTTTGGGCACGCTGGCGTTGGCTTGTGGCGCGGCCGACGATGCGCTGTCCTGGTGCCTGTTGGCCGTCGTGCTCGCCATCCACCGCGGAAGTCCCCTCACCGCGGCCACCGCCATCATCGGCGGCCTGCTGTACTGCCTGGTGCTGCTGACCATCGGGCGCAGAGCGCTGGCGAGGCTGGGCAGCACGTCCGAACGCCGGCAGGCGATAACGCCATCGGTCCTCAGTGCCGTCCTCATGCTGCTCATGATCTGCGCCTGGTTCACCGACGTGATCGGGATCTACGCCATATTCGGCGCCTTCGTCCTCGGCGTCGCAATGCCGTCCGGCTTCTTCGCGCAACGCCTCACCGCGATGGTCGACCCGCTCGTGACGACGTTCCTGTTGCCGCTGTTCTTCGTCTATTCGGGTTTGAACACGCAGATCGGACTGCTGGACACCCCGAAACTGTGGGCAGTGACGCTGGGCATCCTCGCGGTGTCGATCGCGGGGAAAGGAGTCGCGTGCACATTGGCCGCTCGATTCAGGAAGGTTCCGCTGCGTGAGGCGGTGGCACTGGGTGCGCTGATGAATGCCCGCGGGTTGATCGAACTCATCCTGCTCAACATCGGGCTTCAGGCGGGCATCATCACCCCTACGCTGTTCACCATCCTGGTGCTGGTGGCCGTCGTCACGACACTGATGGCCGCGCCGATATTCGAACTGGTCTACGGGCGATACCGGCCAACCGGGATCGCGGCAGACGAGGTGCCCAACCCCGAAGCGACGCTGACGGCGGCTGACGACCACACCGGCGCGGCCGGTTCGTGA
- a CDS encoding halogenase: protein MDTQAQLSRLSPQARAALAQRIRDQLSDAADRTVPAADFDVAIIGGGIAGLTLAMEMRIARPGTRVLIIEPVAHPVPEITHTVGESTVEVSAQYLRDRLGLADHLHTSQLRKMGLRMFFSHDGNTDIAQRIELGNSRYTPQVTFQIDRGRLENELTRRCLATGVEIVSGRMRSVELGAADEVHTVWYQSDDTNTRTTARWVVDASGRNRALARQLDLKRTNDHHCNAVWLRVATEIDIGKWSNDPGWRQRLVEGDRAMSTNHLMGEGYWVWLIRLASGSTSVGIVADPALHAFDSFNTLDKAKAWLHEHEPQCAAVLAEHDHLIKDFRVMKNYSHTAAKVYDGQQRWCLTGDSGIFLDPLYSSGLDLIAIGNGLITDMICRELGGEDVVARAAINDSLFRSLTDMWLNIYCDQYPLMGSPAVMSAKVIWDIAFYWGFLGFFYSNGRFVDVAEDPDVVPRLQGMIDLSNRMQQFFREWAAVEKSCPAGQFVDLFSPLNFMVTLHTAMIGKSPEFARQFDTNDRMLRQIAGYLVETVLGEHSSRFSEDDVMRQVQAWQRDTFLRELRSVYRHDQSARPISEEWILRPGSTLVPVPAT, encoded by the coding sequence GTGGACACCCAAGCTCAGCTCTCGCGATTGAGCCCGCAGGCGCGGGCGGCCCTGGCACAGCGGATACGCGACCAGCTGTCGGACGCCGCCGATAGGACTGTGCCCGCCGCGGACTTCGACGTGGCCATCATCGGCGGCGGCATCGCGGGTTTGACACTGGCCATGGAGATGCGCATAGCCCGCCCCGGCACGCGGGTGCTGATCATCGAACCGGTCGCGCACCCGGTACCGGAGATCACCCACACGGTGGGCGAGTCGACTGTGGAGGTGTCGGCGCAGTACCTGCGGGACCGGCTGGGATTGGCCGACCATCTGCACACCTCGCAACTGCGCAAGATGGGGTTGCGGATGTTCTTCTCGCACGACGGAAACACCGACATCGCTCAGCGAATCGAACTGGGCAACTCCAGGTACACCCCGCAGGTGACATTCCAGATCGACCGCGGCCGGCTGGAGAACGAACTCACCAGGCGATGCCTGGCAACCGGAGTCGAAATCGTCTCCGGCCGGATGCGATCGGTCGAACTCGGTGCGGCGGATGAGGTACACACCGTCTGGTACCAGAGCGATGACACCAACACCCGCACGACTGCACGCTGGGTGGTGGACGCGTCGGGACGCAACCGCGCGCTGGCCCGGCAATTGGACCTCAAACGCACCAATGACCACCACTGCAATGCCGTCTGGTTGCGTGTCGCGACCGAGATCGACATCGGCAAATGGAGCAATGACCCCGGCTGGCGGCAGCGCCTGGTCGAAGGCGATCGCGCGATGTCCACCAATCATCTGATGGGAGAAGGATATTGGGTCTGGCTGATCCGGCTGGCGTCCGGATCTACCAGCGTGGGGATCGTCGCCGACCCGGCGCTGCACGCGTTCGACAGCTTCAACACGTTGGACAAAGCCAAGGCCTGGTTGCATGAGCACGAGCCCCAATGCGCCGCGGTGCTCGCTGAACACGATCACCTGATCAAGGACTTCAGGGTGATGAAGAACTACAGCCACACCGCCGCGAAAGTCTATGACGGCCAGCAACGTTGGTGTCTCACCGGCGACTCGGGGATCTTCCTCGACCCGTTGTACTCCTCCGGGCTGGACTTGATCGCGATCGGCAACGGCCTGATCACCGACATGATCTGCCGCGAACTGGGCGGTGAGGACGTCGTCGCGCGCGCGGCGATCAACGACTCCCTGTTCCGCTCACTCACCGACATGTGGCTCAACATCTACTGCGACCAGTATCCGCTGATGGGTTCACCGGCGGTGATGTCGGCGAAGGTGATCTGGGACATCGCCTTCTACTGGGGCTTCCTCGGGTTCTTCTACAGCAACGGCCGATTCGTCGATGTCGCCGAAGACCCCGACGTGGTACCCCGCCTGCAAGGCATGATCGACCTCAGCAACCGCATGCAACAGTTCTTCCGGGAATGGGCCGCTGTCGAGAAGTCATGCCCCGCCGGGCAGTTCGTCGACTTGTTCTCTCCGCTCAACTTCATGGTCACGCTGCACACCGCGATGATCGGAAAGTCCCCGGAGTTCGCCAGACAGTTCGACACCAACGATCGGATGCTGCGCCAGATAGCCGGCTATCTGGTCGAAACCGTGCTCGGCGAACACAGCAGCCGCTTCTCCGAGGACGACGTCATGCGGCAGGTCCAGGCATGGCAACGAGACACGTTCCTGCGTGAACTCCGGTCCGTCTACCGGCACGACCAGTCGGCCAGACCAATCAGCGAGGAGTGGATTCTGCGCCCGGGATCGACCCTGGTGCCGGTGCCGGCCACGTGA
- a CDS encoding ABC transporter ATP-binding protein, whose translation MSFSTDHAPAVHVRGLSKAYGQTQAVREVDLDVGRGEIFAILGPNGAGKSTIIEILEGHRSRDSGQVLVLGEDPGTAGRGWRARIGVVLQEASDAGMLTVVETVRMFAKCYGTARVPEEALELAGLGAVAGSRVRALSGGQRRRLDVALGIVGMPELLFLDEPTTGFDPEARRQFWDLIRLLARDGTTILLTTHYLEEAAALADRVAVIAGGRVVAVDSPANLTRHVSSAATVRWMERDEVVVVQTEHPTDLIRQRSRDGSELAQLTVSRPTLEDAYLQLIGRT comes from the coding sequence GTGAGCTTCTCGACGGATCACGCGCCGGCGGTACACGTCCGGGGTCTGTCCAAGGCATACGGGCAGACGCAGGCGGTGCGGGAGGTGGACCTCGACGTCGGCCGCGGCGAGATCTTCGCGATCCTGGGCCCCAACGGGGCGGGCAAGTCGACGATCATCGAAATCCTCGAAGGTCACCGCAGCCGTGATTCCGGGCAGGTGCTGGTGCTGGGCGAAGACCCGGGAACCGCCGGCCGCGGCTGGCGCGCCAGGATCGGCGTCGTGCTGCAGGAAGCCAGCGACGCCGGGATGCTCACAGTGGTTGAGACGGTTCGGATGTTCGCGAAATGTTATGGCACAGCACGGGTTCCCGAGGAAGCGCTGGAACTGGCCGGGCTCGGCGCGGTGGCTGGCTCGAGAGTGCGGGCACTGTCCGGCGGACAGCGTCGCCGGCTCGACGTGGCTCTTGGCATCGTCGGCATGCCCGAGTTGCTGTTCCTGGACGAACCGACCACCGGCTTCGACCCGGAAGCCAGACGGCAGTTCTGGGACCTCATCAGGCTGTTGGCGCGAGACGGCACCACCATCCTGCTCACCACCCACTACCTGGAAGAAGCGGCCGCACTTGCCGACCGTGTCGCAGTCATCGCCGGCGGCCGGGTGGTGGCGGTGGATTCTCCGGCCAATCTGACCCGGCATGTGAGCTCGGCCGCCACCGTGCGGTGGATGGAGCGAGACGAGGTCGTCGTGGTGCAGACCGAGCACCCGACCGACCTGATCAGGCAGCGGTCCCGCGACGGCAGCGAACTGGCGCAGCTGACCGTCTCTCGTCCCACACTCGAAGACGCCTATCTGCAGTTGATCGGCCGGACATGA
- a CDS encoding mycocerosic acid synthase: MHTDQGGREPLAIVGIGCRFPGGAHSAQAFWDLLCSATDATCIVPETRWNADRHYDPNPAKVGKMVTRRGGFLSEIDQFDPQFFGISPREANLLDPQQRLLLETTWEALEDGGIPADALAGTDVGVFVGGFTLDYQLLQNQGRTSRYRLKTHSATGMMMTMLANRISFAFDFRGPSMTVDTACSSSLVAVHLAAQSIWNAECHLAVAGGVNIMIGPNTAIAESKSGFLSPEGRCKAFDESADGYARGEGGAVVVIKPLERALADGDEIYAQILGTGVSQDGHTDGITVPSEKAQQAAIKTALRRAGLSPNEIGYVEAHGTGTPAGDPIELRALANALAADRPESDPLLVGSVKTNIGHLEAGAGVAGLIKTALVLKHGYIPANLHLQNPLQQANIDIPRTGRPFPDGNRRVAGVNSFGFGGTNAHVVMAQPPAPSADAGHAAVRPLAVLPISARSGEALAGRVQQLATHVSEHPEVTLADLGYTLGLRRSHLNYRRAIVVESIDEAREQLRALAAGGQIAPSRPQPGAPKLAFVCTGMGPQWWRMCRGLLDAYPAFTDSIVRTDRELARYTGWSLLDELRADEAHSRMSETEVAQPANFAVQIALAAQLAEFGITPDAVIGHSAGEVAAHHLAGLLTFEQAIQVIYHRSRLQQRTSGMGRMLAVGLGADSLMQKLDDKAFDEIGRRVSIAAINSPSAVTLAGDSDVLEDIAGQLTEAEIFNRFLSGKVPYHTHYMEVVKDDLFRSLDGLSSGTAAIPLYSTVTGEQLGEYAAGAAYWWQNTRATVLFEAAARRMMEDGYTHFVELGPHPVLAPSLIEVAGTQQAEPKTEIVVLPTQRRDDDDSRTLMSCVGALYCHGHELDWSARCSRAGARLLKLPSYPWQSKRFWNETQEAAEELHYRPVHPLLGQPVNAVHPTWEVELSTAAIPFLNDHQVQGSVLVPGAVFVEIALAAAKETYGSTDYCVDDLVLHRAVILDETCDPLLRTTLNPDTGALEFAAFTATADGELGWAITATAELNTLPRPARRDELFDGSESARTLSGHDFYAHTRAIGFGYGPAFQTVGGITAGDGWAEAELAIPDELAGELARHRFHPALIDGAFQTLFGARLLGNDTDEQTYLPTRIRRSAVYHRPEANMVARVRVVSATREEIESDIILSNQAGQPLAAFDGFLVRSLSCSSSMSLERIDKGLYEVEWIGLPEGDHDEQPAATGAADSSWLVLADTAGVGAAVAEQLRRHGHRAELVVHKSVDALTEIDGGYALDPRRPEQLCHLLEPHLERGGLAGIVDCWPLDMDGDSLANYQIGVFTILRLVKALAGDGAGQPHLHLITGNSQPAPGTATIAADQATIWGLGRVIGHQELTDHWGGLIDIDPGADRTETAAQICAHVLTDSSEDQIAIRSGQKFAPRLRVSSSLTRPFPTKLTPDATYVVTGGTGALGRIVVRYLAERGARHIALLGRSKFPPRSQWSLQTEDDPHYATVDALRQIERLGARITTASVDIADRGQVQAWLDEHLRTGGRPVGGIVHAAGSVNDQLLVNMSETDFADVLAPKIAGTRALHDVFDGHELEFFVMFGSAGSVIAAPGQGNYAAANAFLDAFAHYRRAQGLPALTIGWGPWSVGMVAELKLEELYSRRGIELITPAAGTRILDRLINQKTPHVVAISADWMRARRAGLSGALPPIFSELGTAVISPDSDAESSVLQALSRCPEGERQEVVASHVRQLLSAVFEVPAADIGSDDILNDLGLDSMMAMDFRTRVDATFGIDLPVLEILRGVSVNSLAVRILSSLQLGAEPQSVAGQRSQSSADDVASLMEQLSESELRELLAELESLPAEQDAGGAQQ, from the coding sequence ATGCACACAGATCAGGGCGGTCGCGAGCCACTGGCGATTGTCGGAATCGGATGTCGGTTTCCCGGTGGCGCCCATAGCGCGCAGGCCTTCTGGGACTTGCTGTGCAGTGCGACCGACGCCACCTGCATCGTTCCCGAAACACGTTGGAACGCAGATCGACACTACGATCCGAACCCGGCGAAAGTCGGGAAGATGGTCACCCGCCGAGGCGGCTTCCTGAGCGAGATCGACCAATTCGACCCCCAGTTCTTCGGGATCTCTCCGCGGGAAGCCAATCTGCTCGATCCGCAACAGCGACTCCTGCTGGAAACCACCTGGGAGGCACTGGAAGATGGCGGGATACCGGCAGATGCGCTGGCGGGCACCGACGTCGGAGTTTTCGTCGGCGGCTTCACCCTCGATTACCAGCTGCTGCAGAATCAGGGCCGCACCAGTCGCTATCGGCTCAAGACGCACTCCGCCACGGGAATGATGATGACGATGCTGGCCAACCGCATCTCATTCGCCTTCGACTTCCGCGGCCCCAGTATGACCGTCGACACGGCGTGCTCGAGTTCACTGGTCGCCGTGCACCTTGCGGCGCAGAGCATCTGGAACGCCGAATGTCACCTGGCGGTTGCCGGGGGAGTGAACATCATGATCGGCCCCAACACCGCCATCGCCGAATCCAAGAGTGGATTTCTCAGCCCGGAGGGCCGTTGTAAGGCATTCGACGAGTCCGCGGACGGCTACGCGCGCGGCGAAGGTGGCGCCGTCGTCGTCATCAAACCGCTCGAACGGGCACTGGCCGACGGCGACGAGATCTATGCGCAGATACTCGGTACCGGGGTGTCCCAGGACGGCCACACCGACGGCATCACCGTCCCCAGCGAAAAGGCACAGCAAGCGGCTATCAAGACCGCCCTGCGGCGGGCTGGACTGTCCCCCAACGAAATCGGCTACGTCGAAGCCCACGGCACCGGAACCCCGGCGGGCGACCCGATCGAGCTGCGGGCACTGGCCAACGCGCTGGCAGCAGACCGGCCGGAATCCGATCCGTTGCTCGTCGGCTCGGTCAAGACCAACATCGGCCACCTGGAGGCGGGCGCGGGGGTAGCCGGGCTGATCAAGACGGCGCTGGTGCTCAAGCACGGATACATCCCGGCGAACCTGCATCTGCAGAATCCGTTGCAGCAGGCCAACATCGACATTCCGCGGACCGGTCGCCCGTTCCCCGACGGAAATCGGCGGGTGGCCGGTGTCAACTCATTCGGCTTCGGCGGCACCAACGCGCACGTGGTAATGGCACAGCCGCCCGCCCCGAGCGCCGACGCGGGCCACGCTGCGGTCCGCCCACTGGCCGTTCTGCCGATCTCGGCACGGTCGGGTGAGGCGCTGGCGGGGAGGGTTCAGCAGCTCGCCACGCACGTCAGCGAACACCCCGAGGTCACCTTGGCGGATCTCGGCTACACCCTGGGGCTGCGCCGCTCACATCTGAATTACCGCCGGGCGATCGTCGTCGAGAGCATCGACGAAGCGCGAGAACAGCTTCGGGCGCTCGCCGCGGGCGGACAGATCGCGCCGTCCCGCCCGCAGCCGGGCGCGCCGAAGCTGGCCTTCGTGTGCACCGGAATGGGACCACAGTGGTGGCGGATGTGCCGCGGCCTGCTGGACGCCTATCCGGCATTCACCGACAGTATTGTGCGCACCGACCGCGAGCTCGCCCGCTACACCGGTTGGTCGCTGCTCGACGAACTCCGAGCCGACGAAGCTCACTCTCGAATGTCGGAGACCGAGGTCGCACAACCGGCCAACTTCGCCGTCCAGATCGCACTCGCGGCGCAACTGGCCGAATTCGGGATCACGCCGGACGCAGTTATTGGGCACAGTGCCGGGGAAGTGGCGGCTCATCATCTGGCCGGTCTGCTCACCTTCGAGCAGGCGATCCAGGTGATCTATCACCGAAGTCGCCTGCAGCAACGGACAAGTGGAATGGGACGCATGCTGGCCGTCGGCCTCGGCGCCGATTCGCTCATGCAGAAACTCGACGACAAGGCATTCGACGAAATCGGTCGACGGGTATCAATTGCCGCGATCAACAGCCCGTCGGCGGTGACCCTGGCGGGTGACAGCGACGTCCTCGAAGACATCGCCGGTCAGTTGACCGAGGCGGAGATCTTCAATCGGTTCCTGAGCGGGAAAGTGCCTTACCACACCCATTACATGGAGGTGGTCAAAGACGACCTCTTCCGTTCGCTCGACGGGCTGTCGTCGGGCACCGCCGCCATTCCGCTGTACTCCACGGTCACCGGGGAACAGTTGGGCGAATACGCGGCCGGTGCGGCCTACTGGTGGCAGAACACCCGCGCCACAGTGCTTTTCGAGGCAGCGGCGCGGCGGATGATGGAGGACGGATACACCCACTTCGTCGAACTCGGCCCGCATCCCGTGCTGGCGCCATCGCTCATCGAGGTGGCCGGAACCCAGCAGGCGGAGCCGAAGACCGAGATCGTCGTGCTCCCGACCCAGCGGCGCGACGACGACGACAGCCGCACGCTGATGAGTTGCGTCGGCGCCCTCTACTGCCACGGCCACGAACTCGACTGGAGCGCGCGGTGTTCGCGCGCCGGGGCTCGGCTGCTGAAGCTGCCGTCCTACCCGTGGCAGTCCAAACGATTCTGGAACGAAACCCAGGAAGCCGCCGAGGAGCTGCACTACCGGCCGGTGCATCCGCTGTTGGGGCAGCCGGTCAATGCCGTGCATCCAACCTGGGAAGTCGAATTGAGCACCGCGGCAATACCGTTCCTGAACGATCATCAGGTGCAGGGCAGTGTCCTGGTGCCGGGGGCGGTGTTCGTCGAAATCGCTCTGGCGGCGGCGAAGGAGACATACGGCTCGACCGACTATTGTGTCGACGACCTGGTGCTGCACCGTGCCGTCATCCTCGACGAAACCTGCGATCCGCTGCTGCGGACGACCCTCAACCCGGACACCGGCGCGCTGGAATTCGCGGCGTTCACCGCAACCGCCGACGGCGAACTCGGCTGGGCGATAACGGCGACCGCGGAATTGAACACCCTGCCCAGGCCGGCTCGTCGCGACGAACTGTTCGACGGGTCTGAATCCGCGCGCACGCTCAGCGGCCACGACTTCTACGCCCACACCCGCGCAATCGGCTTCGGCTACGGGCCCGCCTTCCAGACGGTGGGCGGGATCACCGCCGGGGACGGCTGGGCCGAGGCTGAGCTGGCCATCCCGGACGAGCTCGCGGGCGAACTCGCTCGACACCGGTTCCACCCCGCGCTGATCGACGGCGCCTTCCAAACACTGTTCGGTGCAAGGCTGCTCGGCAACGACACCGACGAGCAGACATACCTGCCTACTCGAATTCGGCGCAGCGCCGTCTACCATCGCCCGGAAGCGAACATGGTCGCCCGGGTGCGCGTGGTGTCGGCCACCCGGGAAGAGATCGAAAGCGACATCATCCTGTCCAACCAGGCCGGGCAGCCGCTGGCCGCTTTCGACGGTTTCCTGGTGCGTTCACTGTCCTGTTCGTCGAGTATGTCGCTGGAGCGGATCGACAAGGGGCTCTACGAAGTCGAGTGGATCGGGCTGCCCGAGGGCGACCACGATGAGCAGCCAGCGGCGACCGGCGCGGCAGACTCGTCCTGGCTGGTTCTGGCGGACACCGCCGGTGTCGGCGCAGCGGTCGCCGAACAACTGCGACGCCACGGCCACCGCGCCGAACTGGTGGTGCACAAATCCGTCGATGCACTCACCGAGATCGACGGTGGCTACGCGCTCGACCCGCGCCGACCTGAGCAGCTGTGCCACCTGCTCGAGCCGCACCTGGAGCGGGGCGGCCTCGCCGGCATCGTCGATTGTTGGCCACTCGACATGGACGGAGACAGCCTGGCCAATTACCAGATAGGTGTCTTCACGATCCTGCGACTTGTCAAGGCGTTAGCCGGCGACGGTGCCGGCCAGCCGCACCTGCACCTGATCACCGGCAACTCGCAGCCGGCACCCGGTACCGCGACCATCGCCGCCGACCAGGCCACCATCTGGGGACTCGGCCGCGTCATCGGCCACCAGGAACTGACCGACCACTGGGGGGGCCTCATCGACATCGACCCCGGCGCGGACCGCACCGAGACGGCGGCGCAGATCTGCGCACACGTCCTCACCGACTCGTCGGAAGACCAGATCGCGATCCGAAGCGGCCAGAAATTCGCGCCACGGTTACGCGTCAGCAGCAGCCTCACCAGACCGTTCCCCACCAAACTCACCCCCGACGCAACCTATGTCGTCACCGGAGGCACCGGCGCCCTCGGCCGTATCGTGGTCCGTTACCTCGCCGAACGCGGGGCACGCCACATCGCACTGCTGGGCCGCAGCAAGTTCCCGCCCAGGAGCCAGTGGTCGCTGCAAACCGAGGACGACCCGCACTACGCGACTGTCGACGCGCTCCGACAGATCGAACGCCTCGGCGCCCGAATCACCACCGCCAGCGTCGATATCGCCGACCGCGGCCAGGTACAGGCCTGGTTGGACGAGCACCTCCGCACCGGAGGCCGGCCCGTTGGTGGCATCGTGCACGCCGCAGGCTCCGTCAACGACCAGCTGCTGGTGAATATGAGCGAAACCGACTTCGCCGACGTGCTGGCTCCCAAGATCGCCGGCACCCGGGCGCTGCACGACGTGTTCGACGGGCACGAGCTGGAGTTCTTCGTCATGTTCGGCTCTGCGGGGTCGGTCATCGCCGCACCCGGCCAAGGCAACTACGCCGCCGCCAACGCATTCCTCGACGCCTTCGCGCACTACCGCAGGGCCCAGGGACTTCCGGCGCTCACCATCGGGTGGGGTCCCTGGTCGGTGGGCATGGTGGCGGAACTGAAGCTGGAAGAGCTGTACAGCCGGCGCGGAATCGAACTCATCACACCCGCGGCCGGCACCCGGATCCTCGACCGGCTCATCAACCAGAAGACACCGCATGTCGTCGCAATCAGCGCCGACTGGATGCGCGCCCGCCGTGCCGGGCTCAGCGGGGCGCTACCGCCGATATTCAGCGAACTGGGCACCGCGGTGATCTCACCGGACTCCGACGCGGAATCCTCGGTCCTGCAAGCACTCTCGCGGTGCCCAGAAGGCGAGCGGCAGGAAGTCGTCGCAAGCCACGTTCGGCAGCTGCTCAGCGCCGTCTTCGAAGTGCCGGCCGCCGATATCGGGTCAGACGACATCCTCAACGACCTCGGCCTGGACTCGATGATGGCGATGGATTTCCGGACCCGGGTCGATGCGACATTCGGAATCGACCTGCCGGTACTGGAGATACTCCGCGGCGTCAGCGTCAATTCCCTTGCGGTGCGGATACTTTCCAGCTTGCAGCTGGGCGCCGAACCGCAATCGGTCGCCGGGCAGCGCTCGCAATCCAGCGCCGACGACGTGGCAAGCCTGATGGAGCAGCTGTCGGAGTCCGAGTTGAGAGAACTGCTGGCCGAACTGGAGAGCCTTCCCGCCGAACAGGACGCCGGAGGTGCACAGCAGTGA